A stretch of Dryobates pubescens isolate bDryPub1 chromosome 35, bDryPub1.pri, whole genome shotgun sequence DNA encodes these proteins:
- the PPP1R15B gene encoding protein phosphatase 1 regulatory subunit 15B, with product MEPEGEAWGGQQARPRRPLGLLEPAPTCGRDPPACKMMSVEIKEGRAGARAVREPRPPGLTPAAGGLELGARPRAAILRRRPQQDGVDRPNEAVRRRPRPPTRYRTTERRSAGPTAPLGTLKSLLCPPPPMEPSGRERAGPGLGWARLGFAAAWPKLAGPGAAPGGASPQASPPFSWLRMVSQLLSPLPALLQRLLPGPALSSALCPAAGPARAAQAAPSLLLLSESAASLDWAEETLPWPEEPPGKGREGGAEGPRRSLAAVPAPPACAPSPQRRPAARFARSHLPQPLRAEGPAQAWPGGLPEVEFLRSKRLAFLQQWPLASAGLAVPEPDHGYHSLEEEQQHREGVRRGEGAGRREQRCDAGEAKAPEEPNEPGGEAGGGALEGQEAMRSSAEEGALEGEALTEEEEEDSELEQNLPTSARPACANKLIDYIIGGVSSGEEESADEEEDWDDDDDGFDSEGLPSDSEAGSQDGERLHLWNSFYSLDPYNPQNFTATIQTSSSEPGKDMSDVEEEEEEEEDSSWAEESSGSSQSGSEEEEEEEWDCSSVDEAESLKLWNSFCASDDPYNPFNFKAAFQTAEKKGKGAERPSLVTSERGHFAVCRLQLEKRSSGLPDLLQPGLRCGEKAASTKRKKVTFQEQVTEYYISSEEDRKGPWEELARDSCRFQKRIQETEEAIGHCLTPQHRHRVWQRLQESSPSRAELF from the exons ATGGAGCCGGAGGGGGAGGCCTGGGGGGGGCAGCAAGCCCGGCCCCGCcggcccctggggctgctggagccagcaccCACCTGCGGTCGGGACCCTCCGGCCTGTAAGATGATGAGCGTGGAAATAAAAGAG GGGCGGGCAGGCGCCCGCGCAGTGCGTGAGCCCCGCCCCCCGGGGCTGACGCCGGCTGCGGGCGGGTTGGAGCTGGGCGCTCGCCCCCGCGCCGCCATTTTGCGCCGCCGCCCGCAGCAGGATGGAGTCGATCGCCCGAACGAAGCTGTCCGCCGCCGGCCGCGCCCACCGACCCGCTACCGCACCACGGAGCGCCGCTCCGCAGGTCCGACCGCACCGCTGGGAACGCTGAAGAGCCTCCTCTGCCCGCCGCCGCCTATGGAGCCGAGCGGCCGGGAACGCGCCGGCCCCGGCTTGGGGTGGGCCCGGCTGGGCTTCGCCGCCGCCTGGCCTAAGCTGGCCGGGCCCGGCGCGGCCCCCGGCGGCGCCTCGCCCCAGGCGAGCCCGCCCTTCTCGTGGCTGCGGATGGTGTCGCAGCTGCTCTCCCCGCTGCCCGCCCTGCTGCAGCGGCTGCTGCCCGGCCCCGCGCTCAGCAGCGCCCTGTgccccgccgccggccccgccAGGGCCGCCCAGGCGGCGccgtccctgctgctgctctccgaGTCTGCCGCCTCGCTGGACTGGGCCGAAGAGACGCTGCCCTGGCCGGAGGAGCCCCCGGGAAAGGGGCGAGAAGGGGGCGCGGAGGGCCCGCGGAGGAGCCTGGCGGCCGTCCCCGCCCCGCCTGCCTGCGCGCCGAGCCCGCAGCGCCGCCCGGCCGCCCGCTTCGCCCGGAGCCATCTGCCGCAGCCCCTGCGGGCCGAGGGCCCGGCGCAGGCCTGGCCGGGAGGCCTGCCGGAGGTGGAGTTTCTCCGCAGCAAGCGTttggctttcctccagcagTGGCCTTTGGCGAGCGCCGGCCTGGCCGTGCCGGAGCCCGACCACGGCTaccacagcctggaggaggagcagcagcaccggGAGGGCGTTCGCCGAGGGGAGGGAGCGGGACGGAGAGAGCAGCGCTGCGATGCCGGCGAGGCGAAGGCGCCCGAGGAGCCGAACGAGCccgggggagaagctggaggtggtgccctggaggggcaggaggcgATGCGGAGCTCGGCGGAGGAGGGAGCGCTGGAGGGGGAAGCCTTgaccgaggaggaggaggaggactccGAACTAGAGCAAAACCTCCCCACTTCAGCCAGACCTGCCTGCGCGAATAAATTAATAGACTATATCATAGGGGGAGTTTcgagtggggaggaggagagtgcGGACGAGGAGGAAGATtgggatgatgatgatgatggctTTGATAGCGAAGGGCTGCCCTCGGATTCGGAGGCCGGCAGCCAGGACGGGGAAAGGCTTCACCTCTGGAATTCCTTCTACAGCTTGGATCCCTACAACCCTCAGAACTTCACAGCCACCATCCAGACATCATCCAGCGAGCCGGGGAAGGATATGTCGGACgtagaagaagaggaggaggaggaggaagattcTTCGTGGGCAGAAGAGTCCTCGGGCTCCTCTCAGTCTGGctcggaggaggaggaggaggaggagtgggacTGCAGCAGTGTGGATGAGGCGGAAAGCTTGAAACTTTGGAACTCATTCTGTGCCTCGGATGACCCTTACAACCCTTTCAACTTCAAGGCAGCCTTTCAGACGGCggagaagaaggggaagggagcagagaggccGAGCCTGGTCACTTCTGAGCGCGGCCACTTCGCCGTCTGCCGGCTCCAGCTGGAGAAGCGCAGCTCGGGGCTCCccgacctgctccagcctggccttcgtTGTGGGGAGAAAGCTGCCAGCACCAAGAGGAAAAAG
- the PIK3C2B gene encoding phosphatidylinositol 4-phosphate 3-kinase C2 domain-containing subunit beta — translation MSATRGSGERWQSLESVGISRKELALAEALQMEYDALSRLRQDKEESSAKRRGEQALISWEDPARRNGCAAIKASRGLSGSDPALSCDLSPLPEAPSAPAPPPGPSPPQPDPQPWLKGPLAGDYLYIFEGSGGDFPEEPLDGTSSPRDGGGGSPKKLSPPPLPPRHPLWSSPEGSRRSGKGSPPSSKGPQPRDINMFSAAQERAQGKLLGRRISEEDPYGIADAITCLNLKSTYESQVLREASRGWKEGRSIFEKESSGKPVARSKTMPPQVPPRTYASRFGGRKNQAPNKNRRISVDPAAPRPHSFTNGYELFEVSEERDEEVAAFCHMLDVLRSGYSTKDYSLTGLVWSSVNLSPEQLGHGVSLKVTVVCDSLREPLTFTCDCSSTVDLLIYQALCYTHDELRAVDVEDFVLKICGLEEFLQSKHALGSHEYIQHCRKFDIDIRLQLMKRKVVRSDLARTANDDQSPSTLNHYIHLQERPIKQTISRQALSLLFDTFHNEVDAFLAAEGDFPLKAERVIQSVMAICNALAAVESQEITAALNQMPPCPSRMQPKIQKDPNVLAKRENRERIVESLTAAILNLVELYCSTFNADFQPAVPGSREQGAVQEARLLPCPLSFTVYATHRIPITWAASYEDFYLSCSLSHGGKELCSPLLTRKANVYKYLFHLIIWDQQICFPVQVNRLPRETLLSVTLLAVPVPPPGSSSDANKQRRVPEALGWVTTPLFNFRQVLTCGRKLLGLWPATQDNSRARSSAPNFNQPDSVILQIDFPTSAFEVKFTSPPPAEFSPKYDFSSLGEEDQSRLREAMQKKSLYWLTDADRRRLWEKRCHCHAAPGALPMLLASAPSWDWACLPDIYALLSQWTYMSHQDALGLLHATFPDQEVRRTAVQWIDSISDTELLDYLPQLVQALKYECYLDSPLVRFLMKRAICDLKVTHYFFWLLKDGLKDSQFSIRYQYLLAALLCCCGKGLREEFDRQCLLVSTLARLAQQVRDAAPSARQGILREGLEDVKQFFKAHGSCRLPLSPSLLVKGIVPRDCSYFNSNAVPLKLSFQNVDPLGENIRVIFKCGDDLRQDMLTLQMIRIMNKIWVQEGLDMRMVIFRCFSTGRGRGMVEMIPNAETLRKIQVEHGVTGSFKDRPLADWLQKHNPEEDEYEKAVENFIYSCAGCCVATYVLGICDRHNDNIMLKTTGHMFHIDFGRFLGHAQMFGNIKRDRAPFVFTSDMAYVINGGDKPSSRFHDFVDLCCQAYNLIRKHTHLFLNLLGLMLSCGIPELSDLEDLKYVYDALRPQDSDADATTYFTRLIESSLGSVATKLNFFIHNLAQMKFTGSDARPTLSFAPRTHTIKTCGRIRDVFLCRHERVFNPSKGYTYVVKVQRESPAEVTFVQRTFEEFQELHNKLRLLFPSSLLPSFPSRFVIGRSRGEAVAERRKEELNAYIWHLIHAAPEVAECDLIYTFFHPLPRDEKAAGTNPTPKPADATWARPLGKVGGEVKLSISYKNNKLFIMVMHIRGLPPLQDGNDPDPYVKTYLLPDPQKTTKRKTKVARKTCNPTYNEMLVYDGIPRGDLQQRELRLSVLSEEGFWENILLGEVGIRLRDLDLAQEKMGWFALGSRGHGTL, via the exons ATGTCCGCCACGCGCGGCAGTGGGGAGCGCTGGCAGTCCCTGGAGTCGGTGGGCATCAGCCGGAAGGAGCTGGCGCTGGCGGAGGCCCTGCAGATGGAGTACGATGCCCTGTCCCGCCTGcggcaggacaaggaggagagCAGCGCCAAGCGGCGAGGGGAGCAGGCTCTCATCTCCTGGGAGGACCCTGCCCGGCGCAACGGCTGCGCCGCCATCAAAGCCTCCCGCGGCCTCTCCGGCTCCGACCCCGCGCTCAGCTGCGACCTCTCGCCGCTGCCCGAGGCCCCCTCCGCGCCCgcacccccccccggccccagcccgcCCCAGCCggacccccagccctggctgaagGGACCCCTGGCCGGGGACTACCTGTACATCTTCGAGGGGTCCGGAGGGGACTTCCCGGAGGAGCCCCTCGACGGCACCTCCTCACCCCGGGACGGGGGAGGCGGCTCCCCGAAGAAGCTCTCGCCGCCCCCGCTGCCGCCCCGGCACCCTCTGTGGAGCTCTCCCGAGGGCAGCCGGCGCTCAGGGAAGGGatcccccccctcctccaaaGGACCCCAGCCCAGGGACATCAACATGTtctcagcagcccaggagcgGGCTCAGGGCAAGCTGCTCGGGCGCCGCATCTCCGAGGAGGATCCCTACGGCATCGCCGACGCCATCACCTGCCTCAACCTCAAGTCCACCTACGAGtcccaggtgctgagggaggcctcccggggctggaaggagggcaggagcaTCTTTGAGAAGGAGTCGAGCGGCAAGCCGGTGGCACGGAGCAAGACCATGCCCCCCCAGGTGCCCCCCCGCACCTACGCCTCCCGCTTCGGCGGCCGCAAGAATCAGGCCCCCAACAAGAACCGCAGGATCTCCGTCGACCCG gctgctcccaggccgCACTCCTTCACCAACGGCTATGAGCTCTTCGAAGTCTCCGAGGAGAGGGACGAGGAGGTGGCTGCCTTCTGCCACATGCTGGATGT gctgcGGTCCGGCTACAGCACCAAGGACTACTCCCTCACTGGCTTGGTGTGGAGCTCTGTCAAcctcagccctgagcagctgggccACGGGGTCAGCCTGAAGGTGACAGTGGTGTGTGACAGCCTGCGGGAGCCTCTCACCTTCACCTGCGACT GCTCCTCCACCGTGGACCTGCTCATCTACCAGGCGCTGTGCTACACCCACGACGAGCTGCGCGCCGTCGACGTCGAAGACTTcgtgctcaagatctgtggttTGGAGGAGTTCCTGCAGAG caaGCACGCTCTGGGCAGCCATGAGTAcatccagcactgcaggaagtTCGACATCGACATCCGGCTGCAGCTGATGAAGAGGAAGGTGGTGCGCAGCGACCTGGCCCGCACG GCAAATGATGACCAGAGCCCTTCGACCCTCAACCACTACATCCACCTGCAGGAGAGACCAATCAAGCAGACCATCAGCAG GCaggccctgagtctcctctttgaCACCTTCCACAACGAGGTGGATGCTTTCCTGGCAGCTgag ggagacTTCCCCCTGAAGGCAGAAAGGGTGATCCAGTCGGTCATGGCCATCTGCAAcgccctggctgctgtggagtCCCAGGAGATCACAGCAGCCCTCAACCAGATGCCTCCCTGCCCGTCCCGCATGCAGCCCAAGATCCAGAAG GATCCAAATGTTCTGGCCAAGAGGGAAAATCGAG AGAGGATCGTGGAGAGCCTGACAGCTGCCATCCTCAACCTGGTGGAGCTCTACTGCAGCACCTTCAACGCGGACTTCCAGCCGGCGGTGCCGGGCAGCCGGGAGCAGGGGGCGGTGCAGGAGGCtcggctgctgccctgccccctctCCTTCACCGTCTACGCCACCCACCGCATCCCCATCACCTGGGCTGCCAG CTATGAAGACTTctacctctcctgctccctcagccacggtgggaaggagctgtgcagccccctcctcaccaggAAGGCCAACGTCTACAAATACCTCTTCCACCTCATCATCTGGGACCAGCA GATCTGCTTCCCTGTGCAGGTGAACCGACTGCCCCGGGAGACCCTGCTCAGCGTCACCCTCTTGGCCGTGCCGGTGCCGCCCCCGGGCAGCTCCTCCGACGCCAACAAGCAGCGGAGGGTGCCCGAGGCCCTGGGCTGGGTCACCACCCCCCTCTTCAACTTCAGGCA ggtCCTGACCTGCGGGCGAAAGCTGCTGGGCTTGTGGCCAGCGACCCAGGACAACTCCAGAGCCAGGTCCAGCGCCCCCAACTTCAACCAGCCCGACAGCGTCATCCTGCAG ATCGACttccccacctctgccttcGAGGTGAAGTTCaccagccccccccccgccgaGTTCAGCCCCAAGTACGacttcagcagcctgggggaggaggatCAGAGCAGGCTGCGGGAGGCCATGCAGAAGAAGTCACTCTACTG gcTGACGGATGCTGACCGCAGGCGGCTGTGGGAGAAGCGATGCCACTGCCACGCGGCGCCTGGCgccctgcccatgctgctggccagtgcccccagctgggACTGGGCCTGCCTGCCAGACATCTATGCCCTGCTCAGCCAGTGGACCTACATGAGCCACCAAGATGCCCTGGGGCTCCTGCATGCCAC GTTCCCAGaccaggaggtgaggaggacaGCAGTGCAGTGGATTGACTCCATCTCTGACACCGAGCTGCTGGACTACCTGCCCCAGCTGGTCCAG gccctgAAGTACGAGTGCTACCTGGACAGCCCTCTGGTGCGCTTCCTGATGAAGAGAGCCATCTGTGACCTGAAGGTCACTCACTACTTCTTCTG gctgctgaaggaTGGCCTCAAGGACTCCCAGTTCAGCATCCGGTACCAGTACCTGCTGGCAgcgctgctctgctgctgtggcaaggGCCTGCGGGAGGAGTTCGACCGCCAGTGCCTGCTGGTCAGcaccctggccaggctggcacagcaggtgcGGGACGCTGCGCCCTCCGCGCGCCAg GGCATCCTCcgtgaggggctggaggacgTCAAGCAGTTCTTCAAGGCCCATGGCTCGTGCCGGCTGccgctcagccccagcctgctggtgAAGGGCATCGTGCCCAGG GACTGCTCCTATTTCAACTCCAACGCCGTGCCCCTCAAGCTCTCCTTCCAGAACGTCGACCCCCTGGGTGAGAACATCAGAGTCATCTTCAAG TGCGGCGACGACCTGCGTCAGGACATGCTGACCCTGCAGATGATTCGCATCATGAACAAGATCtgggtgcaggaggggctggacaTGCGCATGGTCATCTTCCGCTGCTTCTCCACCGGCCGCGGCCGAG GCATGGTGGAGATGATCCCCAACGCCGAGACCCTGCGGAAGATCCAGGTGGAGCACGGCGTGACAGGGTCCTTCAAGGACCGGCCCCTGGCTGACTGGCTGCAGAAGCACAACCCCGAGGAGGATGAGTACGAGAAg GCCGTGGAGAACTTCATCTACTCCTGCGCCGGCTGCTGCGTGGCCACCTACGTGCTGGGGATCTGTGACCGGCACAACGACAACATCATGCTGAAGACCACTGGCCACATGTTCCACATCGACTTTGGCAGGTTCCTGGGCCATGCACAGATGTTTGGCAACATCAAGAG GGACCGGGCACCCTTCGTCTTCACCTCGGACATGGCCTACGTCATCAACGGGGGGGACAAACCCTCCAGCCGCTTCCACGACTTCGTtgacctctgctgccaggcctaCAACCTGATCCGCAAGCACACCCACCtcttcctcaacctgctggggctg ATGCTGTCCTGTGGCATCCCTGAGCTGTCTGACCTGGAGGACCTCAAGTACGTCTACGACGCCCTGAGGCCACAGGACTCCGATGCTGATGCCACCACCTACTTCACCAG GttgatcgagtccagcctgggCAGCGTGGCCACCAAGCTCAACTTCTTCATCCACAACCTGGCACAGATGAAGTTCACGGGCTCAGATGCCCGCCCCACCCTCTCCTTCGCCCCCCGCACCCACACCATCAAGACGTGCGGCCGGATCCGCGACGTCTTCCTCTGCCGCCACGAGAGGGTCTTCAACCCCAGCAAGGGCTAC ACCTACGTGGTGAAGGTGCAGCGGGAGAGCCCGGCTGAGGTCACCTTCGTGCAGCGCACCTTCGAGGAgttccaggagctgcacaacAAGCTgcgcctcctcttcccctcctcgcTGCTGCCCAG cttccccagcaggttcGTCATCGGGCGGTCGCGGGGCGAAGCCGTGGCCGAGCGGCGCAAGGAGGAGCTGAACGCCTACATCTGGCACCTCATCCACGCCGCCCCCGAGGTGGCAGAG TGTGACCTCATCTATACCTTCTTCCACCCCCTGCCTCGGGACGAGAAGGCAGCtggcaccaacccaaccccaaagccAGCAG ACGCCACGTGGGCTCGGCCCCTTGGGAAGGTCGGTGGGGAGGTGAAGCTCTCCATCTCCTACAAGAACAACAAGCTCTTCATCATGGTGATGCACATCCGGGGGCTG CCACCGCTGCAGGATGGCAACGACCCTGACCCCTACGTCAAGACCTATCTGCTGCCTGACCCCCAAAAGACAACCAAGAGGAAAACCAAAGTGGCTCGAAAAACCTGCAACCCTACCTACAATGAGATG CTGGTCTACGATGGGATCCCCAGGGGGGACCTGCAGCAGCGGGAGCTGCGCCTGAGCGTGCTGAGCGAGGAAGGCTTCTGGGAGAACATCCTCCTGGGGGAGGTTGGCATCCGCCTGCGGGACCTCGACCTGGCACAGGAGAAGATGGGCTGGTTTGCTCTGGGATCCCGCGGCCACGGCACCCTCTGA